A stretch of the Bradyrhizobium arachidis genome encodes the following:
- a CDS encoding amidohydrolase, with product MALPACPKIDCHIHAIDPVRFPYADDTPYRPSGQEIAPAAQLLRVFDAFDVRHALVVATNTGYGSDSRILLDTLAQGGGTLKGVAVVDNDVDIKELERLKAAGVIGVAYNVPFHGADYYSNTADLLDKLENLDLFLQVQVENDQLLALLPLIEKSRVRLVIDHCGRPQVAQGVTGKAFQALLAIGRERDAHVKLSGYYKFSQQAYPYEDAWPFIAALVEAFTLDRCVWGSDYPFLRAPERLDYGPLLTVLSRLFPDPDDQHRLLWRTPARLLGFSNDADQSR from the coding sequence ATGGCCCTGCCGGCGTGCCCAAAAATCGATTGCCATATCCATGCCATCGATCCCGTCCGCTTTCCCTACGCCGACGATACGCCCTATCGCCCGAGCGGGCAGGAGATCGCGCCGGCGGCGCAGCTCCTGCGCGTGTTCGACGCCTTTGACGTCAGGCACGCGCTCGTCGTTGCGACCAACACCGGCTATGGCAGCGACAGCCGCATCCTGCTCGACACGCTCGCGCAGGGCGGCGGCACGCTGAAGGGCGTCGCGGTCGTGGACAATGACGTCGACATCAAGGAGCTGGAGCGGCTCAAGGCGGCCGGTGTCATCGGCGTCGCCTACAATGTGCCGTTCCACGGCGCCGACTATTATAGCAACACCGCAGACCTGCTCGACAAGCTCGAGAATCTCGACCTGTTCCTGCAGGTCCAGGTCGAAAACGACCAGTTGCTCGCGCTCCTGCCGCTGATCGAGAAATCGCGCGTGCGCCTGGTGATTGATCATTGCGGGCGGCCGCAGGTTGCGCAGGGCGTCACGGGAAAAGCCTTCCAGGCGCTGCTCGCGATCGGACGCGAACGCGACGCCCACGTCAAACTGTCCGGCTACTACAAGTTCTCGCAACAGGCCTACCCCTACGAGGATGCCTGGCCTTTCATCGCCGCGCTGGTCGAGGCCTTCACGCTCGACCGCTGCGTCTGGGGCTCGGACTACCCGTTTTTGCGCGCGCCTGAACGGCTCGATTATGGGCCGTTGCTGACGGTGCTGAGCCGGCTGTTTCCGGATCCGGACGACCAGCACCGATTGTTGTGGCGGACGCCGGCGCGACTGCTCGGCTTTTCGAACGACGCCGATCAATCAAGATAA
- a CDS encoding DoxX family protein: MISEQRIATAGPLPSFGALVDKANHLVQTIATPSMVQLVLRLALAVPFWRSGILKWTGVFKLSDTAVTLFTDEFMLHLPGGPYHYPVPTLMAFLSGCGEIMFPILLILGLGTRFAALGLLFMTAIVELTVPDGWPVHITWAAMALGIMAYGPGRISLDHLLCRFVMHPDR, encoded by the coding sequence ATGATCTCGGAACAACGCATTGCGACCGCAGGCCCCCTACCCTCGTTCGGCGCTCTCGTGGACAAGGCCAATCATCTGGTCCAGACGATTGCGACGCCGTCGATGGTGCAACTTGTGCTGCGCCTGGCACTCGCCGTGCCGTTCTGGCGCTCCGGCATCCTCAAATGGACCGGGGTCTTCAAGCTGAGCGACACCGCGGTGACGCTGTTCACCGACGAGTTCATGCTGCATCTGCCTGGCGGCCCCTATCACTACCCGGTGCCGACGTTGATGGCTTTCCTGTCAGGATGCGGCGAGATCATGTTCCCGATCCTGCTGATCCTCGGCCTCGGCACACGCTTCGCTGCGCTCGGCCTCCTGTTCATGACTGCGATCGTCGAGCTCACGGTGCCGGACGGCTGGCCGGTTCACATCACCTGGGCCGCGATGGCGCTCGGCATCATGGCCTATGGACCGGGCCGCATCTCGCTCGATCACTTGCTTTGCAGGTTTGTGATGCATCCCGATAGATAG
- a CDS encoding class I SAM-dependent methyltransferase: protein MEVNEDRLNSFMGKMIGDVGAAMNASLMLLGDKLGLYKALAQGGPMDSAALARATGTAERYIREWLSAQAASGYIEYDSASGKFSMLPEQILALADEDSPVFLGAVGSLVSATFLDEPKIADAFKTGKGVGWNKRSECLFCGTARFFRTSYKHYLVQEWLPALDGVVDKLKHGANVADVGCGHGVSTRLMAEAFPNSTFYGFDYHDGSIEAARKAASDTGLSGRVHFDVHSAKTFPAHGYDLVCFFDCLHDMGDPVGALRHTRSTLADDGTCLLIEPFAKDRLEDNLNPVGRVYYAASTMVCTPASLDQEVGLALGAQAGEARLREVARQGGFTRFRRAAETPFNLILEARP, encoded by the coding sequence ATGGAAGTCAACGAAGACCGCCTCAATTCATTCATGGGAAAGATGATCGGCGATGTGGGCGCAGCGATGAACGCATCGCTGATGCTGCTCGGCGACAAGCTCGGCCTCTACAAGGCTCTTGCGCAAGGCGGCCCGATGGATTCCGCCGCCCTGGCCAGGGCGACCGGCACAGCCGAACGCTACATCCGTGAATGGCTGTCGGCACAGGCGGCATCCGGCTATATCGAATACGACAGCGCATCCGGCAAATTCTCGATGCTGCCGGAGCAGATCCTGGCGCTGGCCGACGAGGACAGCCCGGTTTTCCTTGGCGCCGTCGGCAGCCTGGTCTCGGCAACGTTCCTCGACGAACCCAAGATCGCGGACGCCTTCAAGACCGGCAAGGGTGTGGGCTGGAACAAGCGCAGCGAATGCCTGTTCTGCGGGACGGCGCGCTTCTTCCGCACTAGCTACAAGCACTATCTGGTCCAGGAATGGCTGCCGGCGCTCGACGGCGTCGTCGACAAGCTCAAGCACGGCGCAAACGTTGCCGACGTCGGCTGCGGTCACGGCGTCTCGACGCGGCTGATGGCCGAGGCGTTCCCCAACTCGACGTTCTACGGGTTCGACTACCACGACGGGTCGATCGAGGCCGCCCGCAAGGCGGCAAGCGACACCGGACTGTCGGGCCGGGTGCATTTCGACGTCCACTCCGCCAAGACCTTCCCGGCGCATGGATATGACCTCGTGTGCTTCTTCGATTGTCTGCATGACATGGGCGATCCCGTTGGCGCGCTCCGTCACACCCGCTCAACTCTGGCTGATGACGGCACCTGCCTTCTGATCGAGCCGTTCGCCAAGGACCGTCTGGAGGACAATTTGAACCCGGTCGGACGTGTCTACTACGCCGCATCGACCATGGTCTGCACGCCGGCCTCGCTGGACCAGGAGGTCGGGCTCGCGCTTGGCGCCCAGGCCGGCGAAGCAAGACTGCGCGAGGTGGCGCGCCAGGGCGGCTTCACCCGCTTCCGCCGCGCCGCTGAGACGCCGTTCAACCTCATCCTCGAGGCGCGTCCGTAA
- a CDS encoding shikimate dehydrogenase, which produces MSPANGFGLAGIIGMPVAHSRSPTIHNFWLNAHGIRGVYVPLAVPPERLKEALPGLAALGFRGCNVTMPHKQTAMALLHRVNDTARRIGAVNTIVVEEDGTLSGFNNDGNGFVQSLRDARVDWRADEGPILLLGAGGASRAVVVALLENGASRIMIANRTVEKAEALAKEFGSTVSTIDWADRAAALADKALVVNCTDRGMVGKPALDIDLSRLNKATMVADLIYTPLETPFLAEARARGCMTVNGLGLLLNQARIAFKAWFGVMPDVTPELITAIKATF; this is translated from the coding sequence ATGTCGCCTGCAAATGGATTCGGCTTGGCCGGCATCATCGGAATGCCCGTCGCTCATTCGCGCTCGCCGACGATTCATAATTTCTGGCTGAACGCGCACGGCATCCGCGGCGTCTACGTGCCGCTCGCCGTTCCACCGGAACGGCTGAAGGAGGCGCTGCCGGGGCTCGCCGCGCTCGGCTTCCGCGGTTGCAACGTCACCATGCCGCACAAGCAGACGGCGATGGCGCTCCTCCACCGCGTCAACGACACCGCGCGCCGCATCGGCGCCGTCAACACCATCGTGGTCGAGGAGGACGGCACGCTCTCCGGCTTCAACAATGACGGCAACGGCTTTGTCCAGAGCCTGCGCGACGCAAGAGTGGATTGGCGCGCGGATGAGGGACCGATCCTGCTGTTAGGGGCCGGCGGTGCCTCGCGCGCTGTCGTCGTGGCGCTCCTGGAGAACGGCGCCTCGCGCATCATGATCGCTAACCGCACGGTCGAGAAGGCCGAGGCGCTGGCGAAGGAGTTCGGCTCCACTGTCAGCACTATCGACTGGGCGGATCGCGCGGCCGCGCTCGCCGACAAGGCCCTGGTCGTGAACTGCACGGATCGCGGCATGGTCGGCAAGCCCGCGCTCGACATCGATCTATCGCGGCTGAACAAGGCCACGATGGTTGCGGACCTCATCTACACGCCGCTGGAAACGCCGTTTCTGGCCGAGGCGCGTGCGCGCGGGTGCATGACCGTGAACGGTCTTGGCCTGCTGCTCAACCAGGCGCGGATCGCCTTCAAGGCCTGGTTCGGCGTCATGCCCGATGTGACGCCCGAGCTCATCACGGCGATCAAGGCGACGTTCTGA
- a CDS encoding AAA family ATPase yields MLDNEPSARTESGLKDWLESIGLGQYAELFTQHRVDLDVIPDLTDADLVELGLPLGDRKRLQRGIATLFQAPPAEPPAVPVRAQPRSEVGAERRQLTTMFCDMVDSTGLSAQFDPEDVRDMIASFRETCVRVVKHYEGFAARYVGDGILVYFGYPTAHEDDAERAVRAGLEIVRVLSSARAIEPRGALSHAPAVRIGIATGLVVVGDLVGPGTEERDSAVGETVNLAARLQGLAPSNGVVISSSTQALLKGKFDYRNLGAHALKGISDKAQAWHVVRATRVETRFAAAMGSKLTPHVNREEEIALLTARWQQAKEGDGQVVVLFGEPGIGKSRIIQEIFERLGGDRHGHVSFQCSPYYTSTAFYPFIEQLKFSLGLDREDASALSLSSLEAAVAQANIEVEQVTPLFAALLSIPTGDRYQPLELSPQQQKDATVSALVNHLVGLANDQPLVAVFEDLHWIDPTSREVIDLLVDKVQGKPILVIITARSEFQPSWNAHSHITTLLLNRLSRQLRATLVERVAGSRELPKEVVEEIIVKTDGVPLFVEELTKTVLESNLLTERHGRYVLSGPWRQLAIPATLTDSLMARLDRMGPFKKIAQIGATIGREFSYETLHTVADAPADQIEAALNHLEEAGLIIRRGHPPDALYSFKHVMIQNAAHESLLHSERRKLHSRIAQVLAQMYPEKTEREPEILAHHLTESGQSEPAASFWLKAGKHAARAGANLEAIGHLRRGLGVVQANARMQGADEMELELRIALGNALIAAKGYAVQEVEENYIRALELGQQLDDEEKTFAATRGLWVCHFIRADLTRAHDLSVELLKFAKRERLNERALPAQQTGYLIEAHRAIAMTMLYRGRFAASQHHLHRCINLYSPELHSDLMERHGTDPGVVSLSYLGYLLWFLGRPDAARQHSEQAIANAEKIRHPFTLAFALVFGAYLCQHLRDVEGTRDHANRAMIIASEHNFLHWKQQAAILRGWALTQLGEIDEGLSQMRVGLDEYEAMDSWLAGCWFKCLLAEAYAKAGLRDAALRALDGALAVARRTGDHSYLAEVYRLQGEITLAAGGADSLRDAEDLFELSLDTARKQSALSWELRTAISRARLWRDAGKGEQAAGLLVPIVARFSEGFLTPDLKQAAQLLGDVEAGDPQRVAPVK; encoded by the coding sequence ATGCTGGATAATGAGCCGAGCGCGAGGACTGAAAGCGGCTTGAAGGACTGGCTCGAAAGCATCGGTCTTGGCCAATATGCCGAACTTTTCACCCAGCACCGCGTCGATCTCGACGTCATTCCCGACCTGACCGACGCCGATCTGGTGGAGCTCGGCCTGCCGCTTGGCGATCGCAAGCGTTTGCAGCGCGGCATCGCGACGCTGTTTCAGGCCCCGCCGGCGGAGCCGCCGGCCGTCCCGGTGCGCGCCCAACCGCGGTCCGAGGTCGGCGCCGAACGGCGGCAGCTCACCACCATGTTTTGCGACATGGTGGACTCCACGGGGCTCTCTGCCCAGTTCGATCCCGAAGACGTGCGCGACATGATCGCGAGCTTTCGCGAGACCTGCGTCCGCGTGGTCAAGCATTATGAGGGCTTTGCCGCCCGCTATGTCGGCGACGGCATTTTGGTCTATTTCGGCTATCCGACCGCGCACGAGGATGATGCCGAGCGTGCGGTGCGCGCCGGCCTCGAGATCGTGCGGGTGCTGTCGAGCGCCCGCGCCATCGAGCCGCGCGGAGCACTCAGCCATGCCCCTGCGGTGCGCATCGGCATTGCGACCGGCCTCGTCGTGGTCGGCGATCTCGTTGGTCCCGGCACCGAGGAGCGCGATTCCGCAGTCGGCGAGACCGTCAATCTCGCCGCGCGGCTCCAGGGCCTCGCGCCGTCGAACGGTGTCGTCATCTCCTCCTCGACCCAGGCGCTGTTGAAGGGCAAGTTCGACTATCGCAATCTCGGCGCCCATGCGCTGAAAGGAATCTCCGACAAGGCGCAAGCCTGGCACGTGGTGCGGGCGACCCGGGTCGAGACCCGCTTTGCCGCAGCCATGGGCTCGAAGCTGACGCCGCACGTCAATCGCGAGGAGGAGATCGCGCTCCTGACGGCGCGCTGGCAACAGGCCAAGGAGGGTGATGGCCAGGTCGTCGTGCTGTTTGGCGAGCCCGGCATCGGAAAGTCGCGCATCATCCAGGAGATCTTTGAGCGGCTCGGCGGCGATCGTCACGGGCACGTCTCGTTCCAGTGCTCGCCCTACTACACCTCGACCGCGTTCTATCCCTTCATCGAGCAGTTGAAATTCTCGCTCGGGCTCGATCGCGAGGATGCGTCCGCGCTGTCGCTGTCGAGCCTTGAGGCGGCGGTGGCACAGGCCAATATCGAGGTCGAGCAGGTGACGCCGCTGTTCGCCGCACTGCTGTCGATCCCGACCGGCGACCGCTACCAGCCGCTCGAACTGTCGCCGCAGCAGCAGAAGGACGCGACCGTCTCCGCTTTGGTCAATCACCTGGTCGGGCTTGCCAACGACCAGCCGCTGGTCGCCGTCTTCGAGGATCTGCACTGGATTGACCCGACCTCGCGGGAGGTCATCGACCTCCTCGTGGACAAGGTCCAGGGCAAGCCGATTCTCGTCATCATCACGGCGCGCTCGGAATTCCAGCCGAGCTGGAACGCGCATTCGCACATCACGACGCTGCTGCTGAACCGGCTCAGCCGCCAGCTCCGCGCCACCCTCGTCGAGCGCGTCGCCGGCAGCCGCGAATTGCCGAAGGAGGTGGTCGAGGAGATCATCGTCAAGACCGATGGCGTGCCGCTGTTCGTGGAGGAGCTGACCAAGACCGTCCTCGAGTCCAACCTTTTGACGGAACGGCACGGCCGCTACGTGCTGTCGGGCCCGTGGCGGCAGCTCGCGATCCCCGCGACGCTGACGGATTCGCTGATGGCGCGCCTCGACCGCATGGGACCTTTCAAGAAGATCGCGCAGATCGGCGCTACCATCGGCCGCGAGTTCTCTTACGAGACGCTGCATACCGTCGCCGACGCACCGGCCGACCAGATCGAGGCAGCGCTCAACCATCTGGAGGAGGCGGGACTTATCATCCGCCGCGGCCATCCGCCGGACGCGCTCTACTCCTTCAAGCACGTGATGATTCAGAACGCGGCGCACGAGAGCCTGCTGCACAGCGAGCGGCGCAAGCTGCATTCGCGGATCGCGCAGGTGCTCGCACAGATGTATCCGGAGAAGACCGAGCGCGAGCCCGAGATTCTCGCGCATCATCTGACCGAGTCCGGCCAGAGCGAGCCGGCCGCGAGCTTCTGGCTCAAGGCCGGCAAGCATGCCGCGCGGGCCGGCGCCAATCTGGAGGCCATCGGTCACCTCAGGCGCGGGCTCGGCGTGGTTCAGGCCAACGCCCGCATGCAGGGCGCCGACGAGATGGAGCTCGAGCTGCGCATCGCGCTCGGCAACGCGCTGATCGCTGCCAAAGGCTATGCCGTCCAGGAGGTCGAGGAGAACTACATCCGCGCGCTTGAGCTCGGCCAGCAGCTCGACGACGAGGAGAAGACTTTTGCGGCGACGCGCGGCCTCTGGGTCTGCCATTTCATCCGCGCCGATCTCACCCGCGCGCATGATCTCAGCGTCGAGCTCTTGAAGTTCGCCAAGCGGGAGCGGCTGAACGAACGGGCGCTGCCGGCGCAGCAGACCGGCTACCTGATCGAGGCGCATCGCGCGATCGCGATGACCATGCTCTATCGCGGTCGCTTTGCGGCCTCGCAGCATCACCTGCATCGCTGCATCAATCTCTACAGTCCCGAGCTGCACAGCGACCTGATGGAGCGGCACGGCACCGATCCCGGCGTCGTGTCGCTGTCCTATCTCGGCTATCTCCTGTGGTTCCTCGGCCGTCCCGACGCCGCGCGCCAGCACAGCGAGCAGGCGATCGCCAACGCCGAGAAGATCCGCCATCCCTTCACGCTCGCCTTCGCGCTCGTGTTCGGCGCCTATCTCTGCCAGCATCTGCGCGACGTCGAAGGCACCCGCGATCACGCCAATCGCGCCATGATCATCGCCTCCGAGCACAACTTCCTGCACTGGAAGCAGCAGGCCGCGATCCTGCGCGGCTGGGCGCTGACGCAGCTCGGCGAGATCGACGAGGGACTGAGCCAGATGCGGGTCGGGCTCGACGAATATGAGGCGATGGATTCCTGGCTCGCCGGCTGCTGGTTCAAATGCCTGCTGGCGGAAGCCTATGCCAAGGCGGGCCTGCGCGATGCCGCCCTGCGCGCGCTCGACGGCGCGCTCGCGGTCGCCAGGCGCACCGGCGATCACTCTTATCTCGCCGAAGTCTATCGCCTGCAGGGCGAGATCACGCTCGCCGCGGGCGGCGCGGATTCGCTGCGCGATGCCGAGGATCTGTTCGAACTCTCGCTCGACACTGCCCGCAAGCAGAGCGCACTATCCTGGGAGCTCCGGACCGCGATCAGCCGGGCGCGGTTGTGGCGCGATGCCGGCAAGGGCGAGCAGGCCGCAGGGTTACTGGTGCCGATCGTCGCCCGGTTCAGTGAGGGTTTTCTCACGCCGGATTTGAAGCAGGCCGCGCAATTGCTGGGCGATGTCGAGGCAGGCGATCCCCAGCGCGTTGCCCCCGTGAAATGA
- a CDS encoding DUF692 domain-containing protein, whose translation MDAAIWPRTSAAIPLRFSFPVGGVAGTSFKPEHLTAILEEGPQRGFFEVHAENYMGAGGPPHRMLERLRRDHPLSLHGVCMSIGGPAPLDRAHLARFRGLVARYQPALVSEHLAWSTHETSFFNDLLPLPYTKVTLARVCDHIDEVQEAIRRPILLENPSTYVAFRESTMCETDFIRTVAERTGCRLLLDINNVFVSAANHGFSALQYLADFPLADVGQIHLAGHTEQSDGDGEKLLIDSHDGPVADAVWKLFEIVIARRGPVPTLIEWDSNIPDWPVLKAEAAAAQAILDRHVRRMRHAA comes from the coding sequence ATGGACGCAGCGATCTGGCCCCGGACGTCTGCGGCCATTCCCCTCCGCTTTTCGTTTCCTGTCGGCGGTGTCGCCGGGACGAGCTTCAAGCCCGAGCATCTCACCGCAATTCTCGAAGAAGGTCCGCAGCGTGGCTTCTTCGAGGTTCATGCCGAGAACTACATGGGCGCGGGCGGACCGCCGCATCGGATGCTGGAACGATTGCGCCGCGATCATCCGCTCTCGCTACACGGCGTCTGCATGTCGATCGGGGGACCTGCCCCGCTCGACCGCGCGCATCTGGCGCGCTTCCGCGGCCTCGTCGCGCGCTATCAGCCGGCACTGGTGTCCGAGCACCTAGCCTGGTCGACGCACGAGACCAGCTTCTTCAACGATCTTCTGCCGCTGCCCTACACCAAGGTGACGCTCGCGCGCGTCTGCGATCACATCGACGAGGTGCAGGAGGCGATCCGCCGGCCGATCCTGCTGGAAAACCCCTCGACCTATGTAGCGTTCCGCGAGTCCACGATGTGCGAGACCGACTTCATCCGCACTGTCGCCGAGCGGACCGGCTGCCGCCTGTTGCTCGACATCAACAACGTCTTCGTCTCCGCGGCCAATCACGGGTTCTCGGCGCTGCAATACCTCGCCGACTTCCCGCTGGCTGATGTCGGCCAGATCCATCTCGCCGGCCACACCGAGCAGAGCGATGGCGACGGCGAGAAGCTGTTGATCGACAGCCATGATGGCCCAGTCGCGGATGCCGTCTGGAAACTGTTCGAGATCGTCATCGCGCGCCGCGGCCCCGTTCCGACGCTAATCGAATGGGACAGCAACATCCCAGATTGGCCGGTGCTGAAGGCCGAGGCCGCGGCGGCACAGGCGATCCTCGATCGTCACGTCCGGAGGATGCGTCATGCAGCCTGA
- a CDS encoding protein-L-isoaspartate O-methyltransferase, protein MSELAAARQRYAELIGKRERISTPRLLAALAAVPRENFLARGPWRIKREMARDYRLTPDADPIHLYDDVLVAIDARRKLDTGLPSLWAHFIDVLDIGAKARVVQIGCGLGYFSAVLSEMVGPKGNVTAIECDAKLAKRAAANLRAWRNVEVIDGDGVSDIGGPADVIIVHAGFSHPHPRWLDALRPKGRLLVPLTQRDREGTVIRILRKGRGFEADAVRQIRIFPGQGRGATALDDRVADWWERASALAPLRFRRLEQGLPFD, encoded by the coding sequence ATGAGCGAGCTGGCCGCCGCGCGTCAGCGCTATGCCGAGCTGATCGGCAAGCGCGAGCGGATTTCCACGCCCCGGCTGCTTGCAGCGCTCGCGGCGGTGCCGCGTGAAAACTTTCTTGCCAGGGGTCCCTGGCGGATCAAGCGCGAAATGGCGCGCGACTACCGACTGACGCCGGATGCCGACCCGATCCATCTCTATGACGACGTGCTGGTGGCGATCGATGCGCGCCGCAAGCTTGACACCGGGCTGCCGAGTCTGTGGGCGCATTTCATCGACGTGCTCGATATCGGCGCGAAAGCGCGCGTCGTGCAGATCGGCTGCGGTCTTGGCTATTTCTCCGCCGTGCTGTCCGAGATGGTTGGTCCAAAAGGCAACGTAACGGCGATCGAATGCGACGCGAAGCTCGCGAAGCGCGCGGCCGCCAATCTGCGCGCTTGGCGCAATGTCGAGGTCATCGACGGCGACGGCGTCAGCGATATCGGCGGGCCTGCCGACGTGATCATCGTCCATGCCGGCTTCTCTCATCCGCATCCGCGCTGGCTCGACGCGTTGCGTCCGAAGGGGCGCCTCCTGGTGCCGCTGACGCAGCGCGACCGCGAAGGCACCGTGATCAGGATCTTGCGCAAGGGCAGAGGTTTTGAGGCCGACGCCGTCAGGCAGATCCGGATCTTTCCCGGCCAGGGGCGCGGCGCAACCGCGCTCGACGATCGCGTCGCAGATTGGTGGGAACGCGCCTCCGCGCTCGCGCCGCTGCGCTTCCGCAGGCTCGAGCAGGGGCTGCCGTTCGATTGA
- a CDS encoding ABC transporter substrate-binding protein, producing MRQFRYLGGVAVVASLWTGLAHAQTTVYIPDVVELSGPGAVSGTNWRDGVVLAIDEINASGGILGRKIESEHLDTQSNPGISRAQVQKVLDKEPYVVLGPIYSGSVKVNMALTQAAEVPQIVGAEAADITTQGNPWVFRTAFGQQFSMPKIANYLHDKLKVKTVALVWVNNDFGKGGRDNFLKEMKARSIDIAADISTEQGQVDFGSDIIKLKSAKADAVFVYTNEEESARFLIEARRQSLSTPLFGETTLLSQKVVELAGPAANGVRGHVGLSADAPVPAIQEFAKKFNARYKYWPDHNGIKGYTAVYLVKYVTEKLGKFDRKAFGAAMKGLTLTPDKAPGMLMEASWDQNGDIDRASFLAEIVDGKQKIVETLPKLKPGKPE from the coding sequence ATGAGGCAATTTCGTTATCTCGGCGGCGTCGCCGTCGTCGCGTCGCTGTGGACCGGCCTCGCGCACGCGCAGACCACCGTCTACATCCCTGACGTCGTCGAGCTGTCCGGGCCCGGTGCCGTGTCCGGCACCAACTGGCGCGATGGCGTGGTGCTCGCGATCGACGAGATCAACGCCTCCGGCGGCATTTTGGGCCGCAAGATCGAGAGCGAGCATCTCGACACCCAGAGCAATCCCGGCATATCGCGCGCCCAGGTCCAGAAAGTCTTGGACAAGGAGCCTTACGTCGTCCTCGGTCCGATCTATTCCGGCTCGGTCAAGGTCAACATGGCGCTGACGCAGGCGGCCGAGGTGCCGCAGATCGTCGGCGCCGAGGCCGCCGACATCACCACGCAGGGCAATCCGTGGGTGTTCCGCACCGCCTTCGGCCAGCAATTCTCGATGCCGAAGATCGCCAATTATCTGCACGACAAGCTCAAGGTGAAGACGGTCGCGCTGGTCTGGGTCAATAACGACTTTGGCAAAGGCGGCCGCGACAATTTTCTGAAGGAGATGAAGGCGCGCAGCATCGACATTGCAGCCGATATCTCAACCGAGCAGGGCCAGGTCGATTTCGGCTCCGACATCATCAAGCTGAAGAGCGCCAAGGCCGACGCCGTCTTCGTCTATACCAATGAAGAGGAGAGCGCGCGCTTCCTGATCGAGGCCAGGCGCCAGAGCCTGTCGACGCCGCTGTTCGGCGAGACGACGCTCTTGAGCCAGAAGGTGGTCGAGCTCGCAGGCCCCGCTGCCAACGGCGTGCGCGGTCACGTTGGCCTCAGCGCCGATGCGCCGGTGCCGGCGATCCAGGAGTTCGCGAAAAAATTCAACGCACGCTACAAATACTGGCCCGACCACAACGGCATCAAGGGCTACACCGCCGTCTATCTCGTCAAGTACGTCACCGAAAAACTCGGCAAGTTCGACCGCAAGGCTTTTGGCGCCGCCATGAAGGGCCTGACGCTGACGCCGGACAAGGCGCCGGGCATGCTGATGGAGGCGAGCTGGGACCAGAACGGCGACATCGACCGCGCGAGCTTTCTGGCCGAGATCGTCGACGGCAAGCAGAAGATCGTCGAGACACTGCCGAAGCTGAAGCCGGGGAAGCCGGAGTGA
- a CDS encoding DNA-binding domain-containing protein: MQPEPHASYAAAFAPALLDPVSQVPGIVTGPRGKSAAKCYNVYRNNVTVSLIDALAAIYPAVQRLTGADFFRAMARFHIREAPPTSPLLFEYGRDFPGFIARYEHARSLPWLADVARIERAWLDAYHAADSMPLSPTALATVAPDRLTSLVFTVHPATRVVRSSFAAVTIFAANRGIETAGSIDASVPEDALITRPDADVVVQLLPPGGAMFLTCLISGCMLAEAAAAALDDSPSFDLATNIAGLFKAGAITSLTSGDAR, from the coding sequence ATGCAGCCTGAACCGCATGCCTCCTACGCGGCGGCCTTCGCGCCGGCCTTGCTCGATCCCGTCAGCCAGGTTCCCGGCATCGTGACCGGGCCGCGCGGCAAGTCGGCCGCAAAATGCTACAACGTCTATCGCAACAACGTCACGGTGAGCCTGATCGACGCGCTCGCTGCGATCTACCCGGCGGTGCAGCGCCTGACGGGTGCGGATTTCTTCCGCGCCATGGCGCGCTTCCATATCCGCGAGGCGCCGCCAACGTCGCCGCTGCTGTTCGAGTACGGCCGCGATTTTCCCGGCTTCATCGCCCGCTATGAACATGCGCGATCGCTGCCCTGGCTCGCAGACGTTGCGCGGATCGAGCGAGCCTGGCTCGATGCCTATCACGCCGCGGACAGCATGCCGCTGTCGCCGACCGCGCTAGCTACGGTTGCGCCGGATCGCCTGACCAGTCTCGTCTTCACCGTGCATCCGGCAACGCGCGTGGTGCGGTCGTCCTTCGCAGCGGTGACGATCTTTGCAGCCAACCGCGGCATAGAGACCGCAGGCTCCATCGACGCATCGGTGCCGGAGGATGCGCTGATCACGCGGCCGGACGCCGATGTCGTGGTGCAACTGTTGCCGCCGGGCGGGGCGATGTTCCTGACCTGCCTGATCTCGGGATGCATGCTGGCGGAAGCTGCCGCGGCGGCACTGGACGACTCACCCAGTTTCGATCTCGCCACCAACATCGCCGGCCTGTTCAAGGCGGGCGCCATCACATCGCTGACGTCTGGAGACGCAAGATGA
- a CDS encoding DUF2282 domain-containing protein, with translation MSAKTTISSLVLAGAVSTALATLAVAGPLTKAEAEAAVAAKKEKCFGVALKGQNDCAAGPGTTCQGTSTVDFQGNAWKFVQGGTCTNIELPGGKKGSLKPV, from the coding sequence ATGTCTGCCAAAACCACCATCAGCTCGCTCGTCCTCGCCGGCGCCGTCTCGACCGCGCTCGCAACCCTGGCCGTCGCCGGCCCCCTGACCAAGGCCGAGGCAGAAGCCGCCGTCGCCGCCAAGAAGGAGAAATGCTTTGGCGTCGCGCTGAAGGGCCAGAACGATTGCGCGGCCGGACCGGGCACCACCTGCCAGGGCACCTCGACCGTCGATTTCCAGGGCAACGCGTGGAAGTTCGTCCAGGGCGGCACCTGCACCAACATCGAGCTGCCCGGCGGCAAGAAGGGCTCGCTGAAGCCGGTCTAA